Proteins encoded together in one Carya illinoinensis cultivar Pawnee chromosome 3, C.illinoinensisPawnee_v1, whole genome shotgun sequence window:
- the LOC122305228 gene encoding serine/threonine-protein kinase SRK2A isoform X2: MEKYEIVKDLGAGNFGVARLLRNKETKELVAMKYIERGQKIDENVAREIINHRSLRHPNIIRFKEVVLTPTDLAIVMEYASGGELFERICNAGRFSEDEARYFFQQLISGVHYCHSMQICHRDLKLENTLLDGSPAPRLKICDFGYSKSSILHSRPKSTVGTPAYIAPEVLSRREYDGKSADVWSCGVTLYVMLVGAYPFEDQDDPRNFRKTIQKIMAVQYKIPDYVHISQDCRHLLSRIFVASPSRRITIKEIKNHPWFLKNLPRELTESAQAIYYQRDNPSFSLQSVDDIMKIVSEARKPPASSKSIGRFGWGAEAEESNENIDAEVEEEEDEEDEYDKRVKEVHASGEFHVS, translated from the exons ATGGAAAAGTACGAGATcgtgaaggatttgggagctgggAATTTTGGGGTGGCAAGACTCTTGAGGAACAAGGAGACTAAGGAGCTCGTGGCTATGAAATACATCGAGCGCGGCCAAAAG ATTGATGAGAATGTGGCGAGAGAGATTATCAACCACAGATCGCTTCGGCATCCCAACATAATCCGTTTCAAGGag GTGGTTTTGACACCGACGGATTTGGCGATTGTGATGGAATATGCATCCGGCGGAGAGCTCTTTGAACGAATCTGCAATGCCGGCAGATTCAGTGAAGACGAG GCTAGATATTTCTTTCAGCAGCTGATCTCTGGTGTTCATTATTGCCATTCCATG CAAATATGCCATAGAGATTTGAAGCTCGAAAACACACTTTTAGATGGAAGCCCTGCGCCACGActcaaaatttgtgattttggttATTCCAAG TCATCCATCCTGCATTCAAGACCCAAATCCACAGTTGGGACTCCTGCATATATTGCACCAGAAGTTCTTTCTAGAAGAGAGTATGATGGCAAG TCGGCAGATGTATGGTCATGTGGAGTAACTCTCTATGTCATGTTGGTGGGAGCATACCCTTTTGAAGACCAAGATGACCCCAGGAATTTcagaaaaacaattcaa AAAATAATGGCTGTTCAGTACAAAATCCCAGACTATGTTCACATATCTCAAGATTGCAGGCATCTTCTCTCTCGGATATTTGTTGCAAGTCCATCGAGG AGAATTACAATCAAAGAAATCAAGAACCACCCATGGTTTTTAAAGAATTTGCCAAGGGAGCTAACAGAGTCTGCTCAAGCTATCTATTACCAGAGAGACAATCCTAGCTTTTCTCTTCAGAGTGTGGATGATATAATGAAAATTGTATCAGAGGCGAGAAAGCCACCCGCATCATCTAAGTCTATTGGGCGCTTTGGCTGGGGAGCAGAAGCTgaagaaagtaatgaaaacaTAGATGCAGAAGTGGAGGAAGAAGAGGACGAAGAAGACGAGTATGACAAGAGGGTCAAAGAAGTTCATGCTAGTGGAGAATTTCATGTCAGTTAA
- the LOC122305228 gene encoding serine/threonine-protein kinase SRK2A isoform X1 translates to MEKYEIVKDLGAGNFGVARLLRNKETKELVAMKYIERGQKIDENVAREIINHRSLRHPNIIRFKEVVLTPTDLAIVMEYASGGELFERICNAGRFSEDEARYFFQQLISGVHYCHSMVATLFILKKLAFFTYFLLYTFSTIKSTVWRYNYYFFLFILQQICHRDLKLENTLLDGSPAPRLKICDFGYSKSSILHSRPKSTVGTPAYIAPEVLSRREYDGKSADVWSCGVTLYVMLVGAYPFEDQDDPRNFRKTIQKIMAVQYKIPDYVHISQDCRHLLSRIFVASPSRRITIKEIKNHPWFLKNLPRELTESAQAIYYQRDNPSFSLQSVDDIMKIVSEARKPPASSKSIGRFGWGAEAEESNENIDAEVEEEEDEEDEYDKRVKEVHASGEFHVS, encoded by the exons ATGGAAAAGTACGAGATcgtgaaggatttgggagctgggAATTTTGGGGTGGCAAGACTCTTGAGGAACAAGGAGACTAAGGAGCTCGTGGCTATGAAATACATCGAGCGCGGCCAAAAG ATTGATGAGAATGTGGCGAGAGAGATTATCAACCACAGATCGCTTCGGCATCCCAACATAATCCGTTTCAAGGag GTGGTTTTGACACCGACGGATTTGGCGATTGTGATGGAATATGCATCCGGCGGAGAGCTCTTTGAACGAATCTGCAATGCCGGCAGATTCAGTGAAGACGAG GCTAGATATTTCTTTCAGCAGCTGATCTCTGGTGTTCATTATTGCCATTCCATGGTAGCAACCCTTTTCATTCTCAAAAAGCTAGCTTTTTTCACTTACTTTCTCCTTTATACTTTCTCTACAATTAAAAGTACAGTTTGGAgatacaattattattttttcctctttatttTGCAGCAAATATGCCATAGAGATTTGAAGCTCGAAAACACACTTTTAGATGGAAGCCCTGCGCCACGActcaaaatttgtgattttggttATTCCAAG TCATCCATCCTGCATTCAAGACCCAAATCCACAGTTGGGACTCCTGCATATATTGCACCAGAAGTTCTTTCTAGAAGAGAGTATGATGGCAAG TCGGCAGATGTATGGTCATGTGGAGTAACTCTCTATGTCATGTTGGTGGGAGCATACCCTTTTGAAGACCAAGATGACCCCAGGAATTTcagaaaaacaattcaa AAAATAATGGCTGTTCAGTACAAAATCCCAGACTATGTTCACATATCTCAAGATTGCAGGCATCTTCTCTCTCGGATATTTGTTGCAAGTCCATCGAGG AGAATTACAATCAAAGAAATCAAGAACCACCCATGGTTTTTAAAGAATTTGCCAAGGGAGCTAACAGAGTCTGCTCAAGCTATCTATTACCAGAGAGACAATCCTAGCTTTTCTCTTCAGAGTGTGGATGATATAATGAAAATTGTATCAGAGGCGAGAAAGCCACCCGCATCATCTAAGTCTATTGGGCGCTTTGGCTGGGGAGCAGAAGCTgaagaaagtaatgaaaacaTAGATGCAGAAGTGGAGGAAGAAGAGGACGAAGAAGACGAGTATGACAAGAGGGTCAAAGAAGTTCATGCTAGTGGAGAATTTCATGTCAGTTAA